The following coding sequences are from one Comamonas koreensis window:
- a CDS encoding AMP-binding protein produces MTERPWLAAYPPEIPEDIDPERIPTLVQLLNQAFIQYADRTALHFMGARFSYRQLDDYSVALAAYLQTLPLTKGDRVALMMPNVPQYAVAVAAVLRAGLVVVNVNPLYTASELDHQLKDSGAKVMIVLENFGATVQNCAAHRQLDQIIVCSMGDCLGLIKGSIVNYVVRHSKKLVAPFTLERSIRYPDAISQGERHTFSPVDIGPDDMAALQYTGGTTGVAKGAVLLHRNLGANVMQVQAWYGPALKTIPQGEQPLCVCALPLYHIFAFTVCFLLSMRLGHQVLLIPNPRDMKAVLGELGKYEFHTLPAVNTLFNGLMSHPDFDKVNWKNLRVVVGGGAAVQSSVAERWLQRTGQPIVEGYGLSETSPVASCNFVGTGQKASGSIGYPMPGTDMAILDDAGEPVAQGERGEVCIRGPQVMAGYWQRPDETAKSMTEDQFFRSGDIGIMEPDGMFRIVDRKKDMVLVSGFNVYPNEVEDVAASFPGVAECAVVGVPDEKTGEAIKLVVVRKSADVTEAQLRAHCAEHLTGYKRPKYIEFRDNLPKTPVGKILRRELRDETTKA; encoded by the coding sequence ATGACCGAACGCCCATGGCTGGCCGCTTACCCACCCGAGATCCCCGAGGACATTGACCCTGAGCGCATTCCGACCTTGGTGCAGCTGCTCAACCAGGCCTTTATCCAGTATGCCGACCGCACGGCGCTGCACTTCATGGGCGCGCGCTTCAGCTACCGCCAGCTCGACGACTACAGCGTGGCGCTGGCCGCCTACCTGCAGACCTTGCCGCTCACCAAGGGCGACCGTGTGGCGCTGATGATGCCCAATGTGCCGCAATACGCGGTGGCCGTCGCAGCCGTGCTGCGCGCCGGGCTGGTCGTGGTCAACGTCAACCCGCTCTACACCGCCTCCGAGCTGGACCACCAGCTCAAGGACAGCGGCGCCAAGGTGATGATCGTGCTGGAGAACTTTGGTGCCACCGTGCAGAACTGCGCAGCGCACCGCCAGCTCGACCAGATCATCGTCTGCAGCATGGGCGATTGCCTGGGCCTGATCAAGGGCAGCATCGTCAACTATGTGGTGCGCCACAGCAAGAAGCTGGTCGCGCCGTTCACCCTGGAGCGCAGCATCCGCTACCCCGATGCGATCAGCCAGGGCGAGCGCCACACGTTCTCGCCGGTGGACATTGGGCCTGACGACATGGCCGCGCTGCAGTACACCGGCGGTACCACCGGCGTGGCCAAGGGCGCCGTGCTGCTGCACCGCAACCTAGGCGCCAATGTGATGCAGGTGCAGGCCTGGTATGGGCCGGCGCTCAAGACCATTCCGCAAGGCGAGCAGCCGCTGTGCGTCTGCGCGCTGCCGCTCTACCATATCTTCGCGTTCACGGTCTGTTTTCTGCTGTCCATGCGCCTGGGCCACCAGGTGCTGCTGATCCCCAACCCGCGCGACATGAAGGCGGTGCTGGGCGAGCTGGGCAAGTACGAGTTCCACACCTTGCCAGCGGTCAACACCTTGTTCAACGGCCTGATGAGCCACCCCGATTTCGACAAGGTGAACTGGAAGAACCTGCGCGTGGTGGTGGGCGGCGGCGCGGCCGTGCAGTCCTCGGTGGCTGAGCGCTGGCTGCAGCGCACCGGCCAGCCCATCGTCGAGGGCTATGGCCTGTCCGAGACCAGCCCGGTGGCCAGCTGCAACTTTGTCGGCACGGGCCAGAAGGCCTCGGGCTCGATCGGCTACCCGATGCCGGGCACCGATATGGCCATCCTCGACGATGCCGGCGAGCCGGTGGCGCAGGGCGAGCGCGGCGAGGTCTGCATACGCGGGCCGCAGGTGATGGCCGGCTACTGGCAGCGCCCGGACGAGACCGCCAAGTCCATGACCGAGGACCAGTTCTTCCGCTCCGGCGACATCGGCATCATGGAGCCCGATGGCATGTTCCGCATCGTTGACCGCAAGAAGGACATGGTGCTGGTGAGCGGCTTCAACGTCTACCCCAATGAGGTCGAAGACGTGGCCGCATCCTTCCCCGGCGTCGCCGAATGCGCGGTGGTGGGCGTGCCCGATGAGAAGACCGGCGAGGCGATCAAGCTGGTGGTCGTGCGCAAGTCGGCCGATGTGACCGAGGCGCAGCTGCGCGCCCATTGCGCCGAGCACCTGACCGGCTACAAGCGGCCCAAGTACATCGAGTTCCGCGACAACCTGCCCAAGACCCCGGTGGGCAAGATCCTGCGGCGCGAGCTGCGCGACGAAACGACCAAAGCCTGA
- a CDS encoding MFS transporter, with protein sequence MPLFRAHSFAPGQVLTTCKLGLGQMLSWGSAFYLPAILAGAMGESLGIAPSRIFAAFSVALLMMALTGPVAGRLIDRWGGRPLLMATNVLFALGLALLSQVQTQGQLFAVWWLLGLAMGAGLYEAAFATSVRLYGKAARGSIVGITLFGGFASTLSWPLTTWLLHSWGWREACLVWAAVQLLVLLPLHASLPHAPARARTDAAADPAGVPAAPAAALRGQWLSLVLLALTFAAIWFIGTSMMSHLPRLLMVSGATATAAVAAAALVGPAQVASRIADYVFLRRAHPLWSARIAVIAYPVAALALALLGASGAWVYALAFGLGNGIMTVVIGTLPLAMFGAQGYGQRQGLLMVPARMTQASAPFLFGLALEQWQLGALWVLMLAASIAGTALWCLRPKQV encoded by the coding sequence ATGCCCCTTTTTCGCGCCCACTCCTTTGCGCCCGGCCAGGTGCTGACCACCTGCAAGCTGGGCCTGGGGCAAATGCTGTCCTGGGGCTCGGCCTTCTACCTGCCCGCCATCCTGGCCGGCGCGATGGGCGAGAGTCTGGGCATAGCGCCATCGCGCATCTTTGCGGCGTTCTCCGTGGCGCTGCTGATGATGGCGCTCACTGGCCCGGTAGCGGGGCGGCTGATTGACCGCTGGGGCGGGCGGCCGCTCCTGATGGCCACCAATGTGCTGTTTGCGCTGGGCCTGGCGCTGCTGTCGCAGGTGCAGACCCAGGGCCAACTGTTTGCGGTCTGGTGGCTGCTGGGGCTGGCGATGGGGGCGGGCCTGTACGAGGCAGCCTTTGCCACCTCGGTGCGCCTGTATGGCAAGGCCGCGCGCGGCAGCATTGTCGGCATCACCTTGTTTGGCGGCTTTGCCAGCACCCTGAGCTGGCCGCTCACCACCTGGTTGCTGCACAGCTGGGGCTGGCGCGAGGCTTGCCTGGTCTGGGCGGCGGTGCAGCTCTTGGTGCTGCTGCCGCTGCATGCCAGCTTGCCCCATGCTCCGGCTCGCGCCCGTACCGATGCGGCAGCCGACCCAGCGGGCGTGCCTGCAGCGCCAGCTGCTGCCCTGCGGGGCCAGTGGCTCAGCCTGGTCTTGCTGGCGCTGACCTTTGCCGCCATCTGGTTCATCGGCACCTCGATGATGTCGCACCTGCCGCGCCTGCTGATGGTCAGCGGCGCCACGGCGACGGCAGCGGTCGCTGCGGCGGCGCTGGTGGGCCCGGCCCAGGTGGCCAGCCGCATTGCCGACTATGTTTTTCTGCGCCGCGCCCATCCGCTGTGGTCGGCGCGCATTGCCGTCATCGCCTACCCCGTGGCGGCGCTCGCGCTGGCGCTGTTGGGCGCCTCGGGCGCCTGGGTCTATGCGCTGGCCTTTGGCCTGGGCAACGGCATCATGACCGTGGTGATCGGCACCTTGCCGCTGGCCATGTTTGGCGCGCAAGGCTATGGCCAGCGCCAGGGCCTGCTGATGGTGCCTGCCCGCATGACCCAGGCCAGCGCCCCTTTTCTGTTTGGTCTGGCGCTGGAGCAGTGGCAGCTGGGCGCGCTGTGGGTGCTGATGCTCGCCGCATCGATCGCCGGCACGGCCCTGTGGTGCCTGCGGCCCAAGCAGGTGTAG
- the rimI gene encoding ribosomal protein S18-alanine N-acetyltransferase — translation MSLPASPQLRWSALRIDDLDALLAVENQCYTHPWTRGNFIDSMAMGYAMQLLWADEELIGYFIAMQGVDELHLLNITVNPRHQRQGWAKVLLDQLRSWAVSARAQAIWLEVRISNLRAQQIYLAFGFESVGLRKRYYPVSHVEREDAMVMRYLLPTTP, via the coding sequence ATGAGCCTGCCGGCCTCGCCCCAGCTGCGCTGGTCCGCGCTGCGCATTGATGACCTGGATGCACTGCTGGCGGTGGAGAACCAGTGCTACACCCACCCCTGGACGCGGGGCAACTTTATCGACTCGATGGCGATGGGCTATGCGATGCAGCTGCTCTGGGCCGACGAGGAGCTGATCGGCTACTTTATTGCGATGCAGGGCGTCGATGAGCTGCACCTGCTCAACATCACCGTCAACCCGCGCCACCAGCGCCAGGGCTGGGCCAAGGTGCTGCTCGATCAGCTGCGCAGCTGGGCCGTCAGTGCGCGCGCGCAGGCGATCTGGCTGGAGGTGCGCATCAGCAATCTGCGCGCCCAGCAGATCTACCTGGCGTTTGGTTTTGAATCGGTAGGGCTGCGAAAGCGCTACTATCCGGTATCCCATGTCGAACGCGAGGACGCCATGGTCATGCGTTATCTGCTGCCTACCACCCCATGA
- the corA gene encoding magnesium/cobalt transporter CorA, with protein MLNIFTLANGRLVQEEIESLQDLARFQPIWVDLESPTLEEKRWIKQHYGLSIPEDAMDQDIEESARFYEEDNGDLHIRSDFLIDDEDDPRSVRVAFIMNLHNAALKSYGVLFSIHDEDVPVFRLLRLRARRAPGLIEDSKDVLLKLFDADAEYSADTLEGIYDDLEKVSTQVLAGNVTDTHASEVLSAIARQEDLNGRIRRNVMDTRRAVSFVMRSKMLNSDQFEDARQILRDIESLDNHTAFLFDKINFLMDATVGFININQNKIIKIFSVASVALLPPTLIASVYGMNFKYMPEIDWQYGYAYGIALMVGSALIPMLYFRKRGWLK; from the coding sequence ATGCTCAACATCTTTACGCTTGCCAATGGCCGTCTGGTGCAGGAAGAGATCGAGTCTCTCCAGGACCTGGCCCGTTTTCAGCCTATCTGGGTCGACCTCGAATCCCCCACCCTCGAAGAAAAGCGCTGGATCAAGCAGCACTATGGCCTGTCCATCCCCGAAGACGCGATGGACCAGGACATCGAGGAATCGGCCCGCTTCTACGAAGAAGACAACGGCGACCTGCACATCCGCAGCGACTTCTTGATCGATGACGAAGACGACCCGCGCAGCGTGCGTGTGGCCTTCATCATGAACCTGCACAACGCCGCGCTCAAAAGCTATGGCGTGCTGTTCTCCATCCACGATGAGGATGTGCCGGTGTTCCGCCTGCTGCGCCTGCGTGCGCGCCGCGCGCCGGGCCTCATCGAGGACAGCAAGGACGTGCTGCTCAAGCTGTTTGACGCCGACGCCGAGTACTCGGCCGATACCTTGGAAGGCATCTACGACGACCTGGAAAAAGTCAGCACCCAGGTGCTGGCTGGCAATGTGACCGACACCCACGCGAGTGAAGTGCTCTCGGCCATCGCCCGCCAGGAAGACTTGAACGGCCGCATTCGCCGCAATGTGATGGACACCCGCCGCGCGGTGAGCTTTGTCATGCGCAGCAAGATGCTCAACTCCGACCAGTTCGAGGACGCGCGCCAGATCCTGCGCGACATCGAATCGCTGGACAACCACACCGCCTTCCTCTTTGACAAGATCAACTTCTTGATGGATGCGACGGTCGGTTTCATCAACATCAACCAGAACAAGATCATCAAGATCTTTTCGGTGGCCAGCGTCGCGCTGCTGCCGCCCACCTTGATCGCCAGCGTCTACGGCATGAACTTCAAGTACATGCCCGAAATCGACTGGCAATACGGCTATGCCTACGGCATTGCGCTGATGGTGGGCAGCGCGCTGATACCGATGCTGTACTTCCGCAAGCGCGGCTGGCTCAAGTAA
- a CDS encoding 5'-methylthioadenosine/adenosylhomocysteine nucleosidase codes for MTLAILSALPEEQAGIAALLADARTSDYAGRRYTCGQLHGHAVVLALSGIGKVAAASTAATLVERFGARGIVFTGVAGGLGAGVQVGDVVVASSYAQHDMDASPIFPRYEVPGYGRARFDCDVTLSAQLAVAVQQCLAGGAAAWTAELGLPAPQMHQGLVVSGDRFVSSAAEVQALRSGLQGAGMDALAVEMEGAAVAQVCADHGLPFAAMRSISDRADDSAHLDFPRFIRSIASRYAQHTIGSLLRNLARG; via the coding sequence GTGACCCTTGCCATTCTCAGTGCCCTTCCCGAGGAGCAGGCCGGCATTGCCGCGCTGCTGGCGGATGCCCGCACCAGCGACTATGCCGGCCGCCGCTACACCTGCGGCCAGCTGCACGGCCATGCGGTGGTGCTGGCGCTGTCGGGCATTGGCAAGGTGGCGGCGGCCAGCACGGCCGCAACCCTGGTCGAGCGCTTTGGCGCCCGGGGCATCGTGTTTACCGGTGTGGCCGGTGGCCTGGGCGCGGGCGTGCAGGTGGGCGATGTGGTCGTGGCCAGCAGCTATGCGCAGCACGACATGGATGCCTCGCCGATCTTTCCGCGCTACGAGGTGCCGGGCTATGGCCGCGCGCGCTTTGACTGCGACGTTACCCTGAGCGCGCAGCTGGCCGTAGCGGTGCAGCAGTGCCTGGCCGGGGGCGCCGCAGCCTGGACGGCCGAGCTGGGCCTGCCCGCGCCGCAGATGCACCAGGGCCTGGTCGTCAGCGGCGACCGCTTTGTCAGCAGCGCCGCCGAAGTGCAGGCGCTGCGCAGCGGCTTGCAGGGCGCAGGCATGGACGCGCTGGCCGTCGAGATGGAAGGCGCCGCCGTCGCCCAGGTCTGCGCCGACCATGGCCTGCCCTTTGCGGCCATGCGCAGCATCTCCGACCGGGCCGATGACAGCGCGCACCTGGACTTTCCGCGCTTCATCCGCAGCATTGCCAGCCGCTATGCGCAGCACACCATCGGCAGCCTGCTGCGGAACTTGGCGAGAGGTTAA